gaggaagaagaagaatgggagGAAAAGGAAATCGACTCATCGAAAATGACATCAGAGGAAACAAGATATCTACCCAAGTCAGGAGAGAAACACCTATAACCCTTTTGTGTCCGAGAATATCCTAAAAACATACACCGCAAAGATTTAGGATCCAATTTCGTAAGATGAGGACGAATATCCcgaacataacaaacacaaccaaatactcgaacagggaGAGGATGAGGCACTTCGTGAGGAAATAAGATTTGATAGGGAGTTTTACCATGAAGAACAGATGATGGCATCCTATTAATTAAATAGGCTGCAGTGAGTACAGCATCACCCCAGAATTGTTTGGGAACTTTCATGTGGAACATAAGGGCACGGGCAACTTCCATAAGGTGGCGATTTTTACGCTcagcaaccccattttgttgaggggtaTCAGGACACGAAGATTGATGAATAATACCCTTATTTGACAAGAAAGTGGACATAGCTGTGGACACATATTCTTTCGCATTGTCACTCCGAAGAGTACGGATACATAAAGAAAATTGAGTATTAATTTCAGCATAgaaggaacaaaaaatagaaaagagatcTGAACgctttttcattaaatataccCAAGTAGCACGAGAATAGTCatccacaaaaataacaaaatagtgAAATCCAGATTTCGACATAACAGGACATGGACCCCAGATATCGGAATGAACCAAGTCAAAAGGAGCACAAGCTCGTTTAACACTCCTAGACACATAAGACCTGCGATGATGTTTCGCAAATTGACAAGACTCACAAAACAGCTGCTTTAAAGAGGATAAAGATGGGCACATAAGCTTTAAACTAGGAAGAGCAGGATGACCAAGACGATTGTGAAGCTCCATAGGAGAAGAAGGACTTGACACGAACAAGGAAGAAGGTCTAACATCCAAGACGTACAATCCCCCGGAAGTAAGAGAACCTCTACCAATCATCTGCTTCGTAGACCGGTCCTGAAAAACACAATGATCATCGAAAAATGTTACTGAACATTTAAGTGCCTTCGTAAGAGCACTCACAGATAGTAAATTGAATGGGAATGAAGGTAAAGTCAAAACAGAATCCAATTGCAAACTAGATGTAGGAGATGCACTGCCAACTCCTTTGACTTCCACAAACATGCCATTAGCAACACGCACCGCAGGATACGACGATGTAGAGGAATATGAAGTAAGGATACCTGTGTTCCCAGTCATGTGATCGGAAGCGCCAGAATCAATCACCCACGTATGAGGAGAAACTGACATGAATGCCGAAGCATTCGTAGTAGCAGACGTAGTAGCGGGAGCAGAAGTAGATATCTGACTCATAAGATGAGAATATTCAGCCGCAGACAAACTCACTCGTCCCTCACTTGGGGACTCAGAATtaatactcaaatcttggatGCCCATATCCATTCCAGAAACTACATTTGCAGAGCGAACCTGTGGTGGTTTGCCATGCAACTTCCAGCACCTGTCACGAGTGTGACCCACTCCCCCACAATGATAACATGTAAATTTACCATCTAAACCCCGACCACTACGACGACCACGACCCCCACGGCCACCACGACCCCCACGGCTACCACCAGCATCATAAGAAGCATGACCAACTAATCCAGACCTCTCAGAGAGATCGGGGTTGAAAGAGGTAGGCCTAACCGAACGGTTAGCCCGCGAAAAAGCTTCTGTAAGGGAGGTCTCGCCACTAGCAAGAATCTGGGAACGTGCAGAATCATACTCAGACCTCATCCCACTAAGGAAGGCAATGATAGCCAACTTCTCTCGTTGTTGTCTCCTCTTTTCCAGATCTAAATCTAAAGACATCAAAGTATTAAACTCTTCATAAATGCTCTTGAAAGAAGCAAAATACTCACTAAGATTCGAGTCCTTTTGTTCAGGCCGAAAGAAAGATAATGCTACATCATAGAGTcgattcatatcatttttttccCGAATACAAAACTCCCAGATATTCCCATATTTCCTTCACAGTATCACAGTGTGTCACCAATTCAGAGACCTTCCGGTCCATGGAATTCAACAGTTGGCCATACAGCCGTGCATCATCACGCATCCACACCTTATAGTCAGTAGCATGATTAGTAGAATCAGGTGCTGTACCAGTAAGATGGTCTTCCTTATCCATTCCCCGAATGGTAACTTGGATAATTTTCCGCCAGTGTTGATAATTAGGACCAACCAGTCTCTGGTCAGTCAACTTGGTAGAAGCTGCAACCACCTCAGTAGATCCCATTTTGTGTTCTGTCTCACTCATAATAAAGTCTCAGTTGCTACACTTCCACTACCAAACAAAACTGAAATACAGATCAACACAAAGACCCACTTCACAGAGCTGGGCAAACCATTCCAACACACACCAATAGCCCCATTCACAGCGGAAGAAGAAGACCAAGATGTGGATTTCCAGCAAGTTTTCGAACTCACATCCCGACAACGGCATGTCTACCAGCCATCATGCGTGAACAGTGCACGCCGCGTGAACAGTGCGCGCCGCGTGAACAGTGCGCGCCTCTGCGATGAGGTCGCTGACCTTCCGCCGGGACTCACTAACCTCCGACGAAGATCTTTGTAAGATGAGGTTTGCTGATCCGACCGTTGTATCAACGTAGATCGAGGAAATGAACAACCAGATCAGATTTTGATGAAGTGGACAACCAGCGCAGATGTCTACCAGGAAAGCTTCGATTCCATGTAACAAAGCAATGAAACTGGATCAGACGTATTCAGATGTATGGGTTGTGATATGAAGCAGAGCATAGCTGCAGAAAGAAGAGCACAGCTGCAGAAAGAAGAGCAGAGTACAGCTGTAGAAGGAATAGCAGAAAGGAGAGAGTTCTCTCGTGTTATCTTATTCCTTATTTACCAtacttcaatatatatacagaattACACTTATTACTGTAATTACCATAgtacccttttatacttctcataACACCTTCTATGTCTTAAGTGATAGGCTATTTATGTATTGGTAAACCTAAAGTTTAATAACAGAGAGTGAATAAACATCTATTTTCTTCTCTATTGCTACGCCTCTTCTCTGACAGTTAGTGTGCATCTCtatgttttttatttcaaattggtATTAGAACCAATATCTTTTACACTAGTGTAACAAGATATTAATACATTTGTCTTGTAGTGATCTCAAGCCAAATATCTTAGTCTTCAACAAATTCAATTGTCAATCAAAGAACTGCATGCAGTTGTGAAGCCCCAAGAAGAAGAGTTCAACCacaattatacatttcttcagTCCAATATGCCTTATCGCAGGAAGGCACTGTTGACAAATGTTTATCCACAAGATCTAAAAAAGGAAAACCTCATAAACATCCTCTTATGAACTAATTTTACTGGACATTTGACATGTATCAGCTCTCAAACATTTTCGTGATCTTTATGAAAGTACTTCGATTTAGTTGCAAAGTAAATCCAAAAGAAGCATCAAAACTTACTGAAATGTGATTCTTCAGCTTCTCTTAAAGTCTCTGTAGCTTCAACACATCAGAAACACCAAAATAACTGAATTTGATGCTTCTTTCTACATGCAATGATATATTCTACCTTGGAATTTCCAAAGAAACTGAAGCAAACAAATTCATACTCCCTTCTTCCAAAACATGCTAAAGTTAACCCAAGGACGGTACAGATTGTTAAAATACTTGTTACCTATCTGGAAAACTACAAAAGAATGTAATCTCTACAAATCTATGCAATTGTTCTAATTACATAACTAgcccaaaagaaaaattttGCTCATCAGATTGCCTCCAAAACCACTCACACATAGTTCAGCATAGTAAGTATCTCGAAACCAAGCTCCAAATATAAGTGCATTAGGAACTGCCTCAACGTAACATTTTCCCATATCAAGTCATGCTTAAGAAATAAGCTTCTCTCACTAAGAACAAGTATGAATAATAGTAGTGGCTTATAAACTTCTAATTCAAGCTCCACCTGCTTTTCTCATCAAAAGTTGCCTTGTCTTGAAAAGAATATATACCTATTTACATTtcttatataattattttgtaattCAAATGAAATATACTAATATTATATGCTGCCATATGTTTTCCCTTACTGAGCAATGTTCTTAGATCTGCCCCTGACAATACAATATGAACAGTCTCAAACGAAAGAGCTGACAACATTGGTTATTTTCTTTGCCAGAAAATCGATAAGGAAAAGAGAGGAATTTTTTTCCTTGAGAAAGAAACCTGCCAGGGATGGAAGATAAACTGCATAAATAACAAACTGCAGAGTGGCGACAAAATAACATACCATTCAGTAGGCGTATACGTATATCTTTCACATTTGTAGGGTCTAGATTATCATCACTTTCATTTTGAGAATGAGGGTGCACACATCCTTCCAAATTATTTAAGCTAGCAATATATCTTTTAACTGTATGCCAGTCAGCAGGTCCAAGTTCCTCATCCTCACCAAGATCCCCAAAAGCCTCTAATGCTTTGTTTAACATTTCGTACTTTGTATAGTCCAATATTCGCCTCTGATTCAAATGGAAACAAATTTAAGaactaaaatttcaaaaaataagttgacatttaataagaaaataatattacaAAGACTCAAAATTCAAAGGAAGATACGACATAGTTTGGAACAGAACTACACACACTTGTGTGAATGTAATAGATAAATGGAGTCTAGTTACATAAGCAACACATTGAGTAATATTGTATGAGGGTTACTTATCTAAGGAACACATTGTATATTGGAGCAGCAAAACTTTGACCAACAAAATCATGGCACCATATTCAAGGAtcttgaagaaaaaaacattttttttgggtatcaaGTCGAATCCTCACCTTTGCAGCAGATAGCTTA
The window above is part of the Tripterygium wilfordii isolate XIE 37 chromosome 3, ASM1340144v1, whole genome shotgun sequence genome. Proteins encoded here:
- the LOC119995184 gene encoding uncharacterized protein LOC119995184, coding for MNRLYDVALSFFRPEQKDSNLSEYFASFKSIYEEFNTLMSLDLDLEKRRQQREKLAIIAFLSGMRSEYDSARSQILASGETSLTEAFSRANRSVRPTSFNPDLSERSGLVGHASYDAGGSRGGRGGRGGRGRRSGRGLDGKFTCYHCGGVGHTRDRCWKLHGKPPQVRSANVVSGMDMGIQDLSINSESPSEGRVSLSAAEYSHLMSQISTSAPATTSATTNASAFMSVSPHTWVIDSGASDHMTGNTGPVYEADDW